atgaatttattttactttgccAATTCTGGATCGTCAAATCTATAGTGAGGTCATCAATTTAATTACAAACATAGCCAGAGAGATTGAAGCAATACAGGATTTCCTTCCTATCAAAACATGTGGTGACAATTACAATAGAATATTCCTGATATTGActaaaaatatgtattatatatctgtgacttaaatatatattgtgaatgtCGTCATTTCCAACTTACGAATTACtacatttattgaatttttttctctgACCCTattgccaaaaaaaaatctaaatctgACCCCCTTTGACATTTAAATACATAAATGGCCccctttctgttttttttttttttttttttttttttgtcgttttCCTCCTTACAGCAGTTTCAAATTGCGGTAATGAGCTTCCTTTCTGACGCATAGGTTTCCACAGGTGAGCtagtttgaatattttttttaatttttttttattcattaccGCAATTTGGAATTGTAGTAatgaattttcatttatttttttttcattttttctatttttggcattataaaaacaatatacCATTCATCCAAATTCACAATCATTTTTTCATACATTTCTACTTCTTTTGCATAGTAACAATAGACATTAAAATCACAAAActgcttaatttttttaaaatgacgaAATTTgattaaaggtaaaaaaaaaaaaaggtcataaatacttataaaagATTGGTTGAACACATAATACATAACTATATTAACTACCGATTTTGAATGGTCGGACAATTTCTCCTAATATGACCAGGATGCCGACACAACCCACACGGTCTCGGTGTCGGTGTTCTTTCTTCCACCTCCTCGTCCATTTCAGTCTTAATACGAGTACTATTGGGTCGACCTTTCTTGCCTTATAGATTATACCACGATAGTAGTCGAACAAGGGTATGTTTGGGTCGCCCATTTCAGTCCTAATGAGAATTCATTACTGCAATTCCAAACTGCggtaatgaataaaaaaaaaaaattaaaaaatcagtcTAACCTGCTCACCTGTGCTAACCTGCCATGTGTCAGAAAGGAAGCTCATTACTGCAATTTGAAATTGCAGTAATGAGGAAAacgacaaaacaaaacaaaaataccaaaaagGGGGTCAGATTTGGAAATTTTTTTGGCAACagggtaagaaaaaaaattcacattgaaTTTATTCACGAAAAATAATGTTTCATGAAATTGTATAAAAACGaacattgttttaattttaacagttttttaGGATAATAtcaagataaatgatatttatataactattttttatatgtttctcTCTTGTACTTTTCACTgcttctctctctttttattgtttttgtcccaaaacaagaagaaagaaataattgttgcaaaagttgttttCTACGAATTAGAATATATGAACTTGTTGATTGAATGTGTCGTTTTCTGAATATCCtcatgaaaaatatatacaactGGTCAGAGGTTTTTACCTCAAAATATTAAtgagatttcaaaggattttaatagattttttttatgataaagaagtcttgtggtattcaatcaagacttctataaaatctaaataaatctTGTAGTATTCAATCAAAacaatcaagacttttttttCAAGACAACGAAATATGttggtattcaattgagatttctAAGAACTTATAAAATGTCTCTCGATGTTGAAAATTTGatagattttaatggattcttCTATGGAATGGATTGTGTGAAACTTTTTAGTTGAAATATACTCATCCAACAATCTCACATAAACTCTTGAGATTTTGCGGTATCCCAAATTCTTTTCTGTTCTGCCATGAAAGtctcaggttttttttttttgtttgccaAAGATGATTGTCGAAACCTGCATACCTGTAactttgcatttttttaacaGAACTTATCGGTCTATCCTATGCACAGGATTTTTAAGATCAGTTTGCTAGTTGTACTAATACCCTTTAATTTCAGCTTGCTAGTTGTACGTTCattgattcaatgtttttttttttttggttgacaattaatttattattatattgagTGATTTATatgtattataatttatttttacaattttgttttttgcaatTGATGTATATGTCTGATAGTTCTATACCGCATAATGTAATGTATCTTTAAATTCATTGACAACTTTTAAAATCCCAATCCAATATACCCTAAGTACTTCATAACCCCAAAttgctttggtaaaaaaaaaacaccaattgCTAGCAAAGATCAATTAACAATATTTCTTTGTAGAAAAAGAAACAACTGTGATGAATTGACCCACTTGATATAGACCTTTGAACACCAATTATATGAGGGAGTATAACATGTTCCAATTGCCTGTAAATTAAATGTTTCGACATTCCACATCATAAACTTGATTCTCTTAAGATCATTTAAAATGACAGATATTTCATCAATTTAACACCATActaaataaatatcatattgtggagtatatttttttgggtgaagGGTGgctatgaaaataaattgagatCATCTTTATAAAGACTCTTTCTCTTTCCactttttatgaattatttaataaatcataatgaaataaataaaatttgttaaaatataataatataatttttttttttttaagacataaaaatggaatatattaacatcGGTGGTGATCCGCTTCAGTACAAGGTGTACCAAAGGGTCACCCCTATAAAAGTCCAGTCatacaatatttacaaaaccaACAAAGGTCAGTCGATACCCAAACAATACAAAGGGTCCGACCACCAACTCTGAGTATCGTACACAAAATTAGCGTTCTTAGCCTTAAGCCACCATAACGAATGAAATTTAACTTTCTCTAAAAGTTGGTCTACGGTGGTTTGGGTATTATTAAATATTCTATTGTTACGAGCATTCCAGACCATCCAGACACCAAGTAACCAAATGAGCTGGAGAAAGGATGTGCGTTTCTTCGAGGAACCTGTATAATGCGTGAACTGCAAGAAATGATCATTAATCTCATAGGGGTCTACACCTTCAACACCAATTCAAGACCGTATGTGCTGCCATAACGAACCAAAAGTGTCACAATGAAGGAATAAGTGTGTTGCCGATTCGTCAAGACCGCACCCAGCTGTCGCGACAGTGATCAAGCCACGCCTAACAAGATTCAGCTTAGTTGGCAGCCTGTCCCGCAGCAATCGCCAAGCAAGAATAGAGACCTTCAGGGGTACCTGTTTATGCCACACAAAAGCATTCAACCCGACATATGGAGGATCGCTTTGAGCAGTCATAATGTGATAAGCACCGCGCACAGTATAACCCCCAACAATGTCAGGGTCCCACTGCCACCTGTCAAGAACATTAGTCTGCAAAACAACATTATTAAGAACGTGACTACACTCCTCgaccaactcctcctcccacgcccacaATCTCCTCCGCGAACTCCACGCTCCTCCTCTAACCTCCCAACCTAAAGCAAACATATCAGCGACCGTGCACAACTTATTAGTCGCTAAATCAAATAAACGACTAAACCGTGTACGTAAAGGAACATCGCCTAGCCACCTGTCGTGCCAAAAGAAAGTACTAGAACCATCCCCCACTCGCTTCGACACCCTCTCCGCAAACCAGCCCCCCTCACCTTCTCCTAACCCGTCCCTAATCTTCACTATTTCCTTCTACCAAGAAGAACcactccggcccccaacctccaacctcccTGCCTCCTCACCATACCGCGCTTCCAGCACCCTATACCAGAAACCATCTCTATCCACCAACATCCGCCAACACCATTTGCCTAGTAAGACACTATTAAACTCCCTCAACTGCCTGACCCCCAAACCTCCATACTCCTTACATAAACAGATAGAGCTCCAAGCAACCCAGGAAATTTTCCTGTTCTCCTTGCTCcctccccaaaaaaaattattaaaaatagattcaatgatAGAAATGATACCTGATgaagctttgaagaaggaaagagcatagacaTGCAGAGAGGTCAAGACAAACTTTAGAAGAACCAACCGGCCCCTAAAAGAGAGAAAACGACTTTGCCACCCCGACAATCTAGACTTAATGGATTTCAACACAGGATCCCAAAATGCTAACCTCCTCGAATCACCTCCAATAGAAAGGCCCAGATACACGAAAGGAGCTTTACCCACTTTACAATTTAGGATAGAAGCCGCCTCAAACAACCAAGACTCTTGAATATTAATACCCACTAACATGCTTTTATTGAAATTAACCCTCAAGCCTGACATCTCCGCGAACAGAGTCAACACCGCACGCAAGGCACGCACGTTAGCCCAGCTCTTTGTACCAAGTAACAGAGTGTCATCTGCAAATTGCAAATGAGACACAACCACCGAGGATGATGTACCAACCGAATACCGTGTGAACAAATTGTTTGTTACCGCCGACTGCATCATAACATTCAACTCCTCAGCTGCTAGGAGAATTAGGAAAGGGGAGAGAGGATCCCCTTGACGCAAACCTcggtgcattgaaaattgatcAGTGGGGCTACCATTAACAAGAATAGAAGCTGTAGCAGTTGTCGCACATTCCTTTATCCATTTTCCCCATAAAACCGGAAACGCCATCTTTTCCATAACCGCATCCAGATACCCCCAATCCACTGAATCAAAAGCTTTTTCGAAGTCTACTTTAAAAAACATCAATTCCTTATTAACCTTTCGAGCCTCGTCGACCACCTCGTTAGCAATCAAAATCCCATCAAGAATCTGTCTGTTTTTTATGAACACTGTCTGCGAAGCCGTTATAACTGTTCCCAAGACCACTTTCAGTCTATTTGCAAGTACCTTAGCTAGAATTTTGTATATAGAACCAACCAGAGAAATAGGTCGGAAATCATTAAGGCATTGCAGTCTGTCAATTTTTGGAATAAGAGCTATAAAAGTATTGTTGATACCTTTCGTCAATTTACAATTTCGATTGGATTGTAAAAAATTTGTGTTTATTAAGTACTACAATAAAATGCACAATGTGGACATTGAAAACTCGTTTAAGTTAAACATCCAAAATGagatgttgtgttgtttattgtctaagtttttttttgttgttaaatagtttaatGACGAGAGATTCAtctttttaagatgaataagtgggatgtctGAAGTTTGAACTTCGACTCCTATGCAATGtttctatcaactgagttaatcTCGTTGGCGACGTGGATGCTCTAAGTTACTAAATAAATTGAATGACATCCAAAATGAGATGTTTTGTGGATggtctaagttttttttttgtcaaataatttagCGGTTAGAGATTCacctttttaaaatgaataagtggaATATTTGGAATTCTAACTTCGATCTTATGCAATGTTTTTATGAAATGAGTTAAACTCACATAGATGTAGATAATCAAAGCTTGTTAATCTGAAATTGAATGACAACAAGTGGCGGATGGTATAATCAAGTGTGTTTGATTCTCCGAATCACATATTTACCTGCCCAACTCCAAGCATATTCTCAAATATTCCTCACTCTTTGGCCAATAACAAATGAACTTTGACTCAAGGGGAGGGTAAGTTTATGTTAAAATCTTGAATGATCCATAAATACTTACATAGCCAACTTTAGCTATAGTCAAAtagaaattaatatttaataaaaagaatgaaaacaaaAGGGGGTTATTATCTCATTGATTATATCTGGGCAGGTAAAACTTCAATACGAACAATGTGAGAAATCACTTTTTGAGATATGAAAATACTACTACTAACTTTATTGgccaatttaaatttaaatatagaaATAGGTAGGGATGGAAAAGTGGGTTGGTCCATGACTTTTAATAGTCTGAAAATAGGATAGTGTGAATGAACTTAAATGACTGAATATAAATTGTCATTCCGTCTCGTTGGCGAGTCAATCAGTTAAACTCAATTCATGAACTAATTAATTTTACTCAATTTTTCTTATGGATTAAACGGAGTACATCAACTTAAATGAACGAATTCAAATGTCAATTAAGTTAATCTAAAATATGGATTAAACTAGTTGGTTGGCATTCCTAAATGAGATTATGGTTTTGATTAAAGAATTGAAGATGAGGATAGAATAGATAAGATGGAAGAAATTGATTAAAGGAAGATtcgaaataataaataaataaaggagagTGGGAAGGGTAAAATAGAGAAAGTGAGTTTGGAATGTGTGTTGATCTTACAACACAGCTTCGCactgaaatataaataaataaacagaaCGCAGTCAGAATTCGTTCGTACTCTGTCTCTCTGTCTCTTCTCTGCAACGCAAtcatatgaaatgaaaatgaaaatcataatAATTCACGTTATTGTCGCGCACACACTTTTTTGAATCACACTCTAACACTACATTACATTTCATTTattcaaccaaaccaaactatatatatattatcaatttCATTTCATCCTTTAAACTGAAAAAACTTGGAGGAATAATACACAAAATAGAATCTCGATTTTGAATTAGGGTTTTTGAGAGGTAAGAAAATGAAGTTGaatggtgaagaagaagaagagaaagtagTGGTTGGTTACGCCTTAAcatcaaagaagaagaaaagcttTCTAAAACCAAACTTTATTGCCCTTGCAAGGTATCATTCATTCTATTTCTGCATGCACCACCATATTcatctttcattttcatttcatctcATCTGCATTTTCCACATTAATCTATCACTATAGTATATGGAACTCTGCAACTGTTTTTCTCTAATTCAATTTCTTTATTTCTCAAATTCATTTCCTTCTTTCTAATATACTATTTTTACTATCAGtagtaaaaaaatgtaatatataatttctgatATCTTTGTTTTGATGTAAGCATATCTTTGTCATTCTAAATTTATACCAGAATATTCCACCTTATATGCCCTTTGCTTATAATTCAAGGTCAAATCTTAGTTACTTTCTTTATTCTCATTCTCTGTGTAAATTAATCCATACATGCTTATCCGGAATGTCAATTTACATTCTTGTCCATACATTATTTTCCTCTTTCCTTTTTGGATGTTTTCttactttacatttattttcTGTAAAACAAGTTTGAAAGTTACTCCTCATTACAAACAAttgttttcaattattttttagtttggtCCACTTTAACATCACAGTGTTGCATATGTAGTATACTTTGCTGTTTGTGTTTGAATTTAAAGTAAATCTGTTGGTGAACTATTTTAGGACCTTTAATACCGATTCTTATGTGTTGTCACGTTTACTGTAGGAATAAggggattttttttgttgctattgATCTAAACAAGCCTATGTTAGAACAAGGTCCATTTGATGTTGTCTTGCATAAGGTTTGTGAGATTTCTTTCGTTGTTTTCTCGCTGTCATCGATGGATAAAATTCAtcacgtgtgtgtgtgtgtgtgttttttctaCTTTCGATTTATGGTTATGCTGCATTTGTGGCTGATGGACTTACTTTCTTAAGAGCTATTGTTTCTATGCTATCTGTGTCACATTATCTGACATTTCTATTTGTTATTCCCAGTTGCCAGGAAAAGAGTGGCGTGAGATTATCGAGGTTTGTGAACTCTGAATACCTCCACCTCCACCCACTTTCCGATTGTACTAGAAATCATGTcttgttgttttgaatttttttatgcatCAAATCAGTGCATCTGCCAATGCTGGGAATTAAGTTTGAAATGGCAGTGAATGGCTGGATAATCTAGTTTGCTGGATTCTTAGAAGCTTTTTATCTTATGACGTAATTTGGAGAGTTTATGCTGTCCTCGTCATGAACCATGATCGGATAGTTGAAATTAGTCTTTCAAGTATTCCAACAACTGAGGATTATTCTTGTGATTAATCTAAATAACATCAATAGGCTGTGGACTTCGTTGTCAATGGAAAAAACTATTATCTCCTTAGACTTATTAGAGAAGAATAGAAGAGCAATGCTGCTGATTCCATAGGTTGATATTTCCCTGATTTAGGACTATCCGACttggaaaattaatttactATGAGAAGTATAAGCACAGcataaaggaaagaaaatcaGGAAAATATCGCAACAAGAGACATTCTTGATCTCATTAGGAATCAAATAGTAATTCTATTTAACTTTTGATCTTCTTTCTCTTTGATAATTAATCATGCTTCTATTACTTGGCATTTCTGTGTCTttgtattaataatattttctttactATATCAGAATGGGGATACATAATTTCCAAAGGGGTGAAATATgacagtgttgttaaatagcggcATTGTAGCGTAATAATATAGTGGAATTTGCACAAATTTCTATTGTTATGTGATACACTAGCATTTcatacaaaatgttgtcaaatagcagcaCTATAGCATTGTTGCATAGGGAAGTTTGAACAACCCACCACTTTTTGCGATTCACGATTGACAGCACTGATATGAAGTCAACTAATTGTTTAGgtatttcattttggtctctcTACTGTCCTATATCCTTCATCTGCTGGATGCCCTGTAATATTGACAATGGCAAACTTGGTCAATTGTCTCAATATTGAGAACAAACAGCTTTTTTCTTTGATACAGTATTTTCcatatttactaaaatattatgGAAAAGTTATAATTCTTTTGGAATTATTCTTCTGCCCGTAGTCCTGCCTCCTTTGTAGCTAAAGAATGAGGCATACGAAGTGGGCATCGCAGTGCCATAAGCTGTCCAGTGTTTACCATACACAGAACGGTCGGACCCACTGTAGATCTATTGTAAGCAGTCTTCTCCTGTATTTGTGACCTCTTCGTCCCAGAACAGAAACTTTAACTGGTACGCTAGGGGTGTTCAAATATAGAATGGAACTATCAACACCAAGTTCCTTGAAGTACATGGCGTCCTATAATTGTCGTTTATAATCATATAATTTCTTACATTCCTGATAGATATAATGATATCAGCCTGGAAGGAGCAAATATGAGAGAGTTCTGACAAATGGTTTAGTATTGAAATATGTGAAAAGTTTTTGTTAACTCTCTTGCAATTGactcaaataaaatttagtcatttttttcctttcacgagccaaaaaaaaaaaaaaaaaattctcggTAATCTTTTGAGATAATGATGAATTTACAGCTTTTCCATATTGGATGTGGGGCTGGTGATTATTTGAGTAGCATGTGAATTTTGTAAAGGGTCATTATTTGAGTAGTCTGTGAATTTTGCATTTGGAAGGGGCTGGTGATTTTACCTACAAACTTGTCTGTTTATGTTTGAAGGATTACAGGCATAAACATCCCGAAGTAACCATCCTTGACCCTCCAGATGCAATTCAGCACTTGCTCAATCGACAATCCATGCTACAAAATGTGGCAGAGCTAAACTTATCTGACTGCCATGGTAACTTATTTACTACATCCTAATTCAATTTACTAAAtaagtgaaaaaagaaaaacacttgatctgaaatataaaaacaagtcatttttcaatttgaagtgtttTCATTTGCACGGCATTAGGTTTTTCATTACTTGTTGCCATTTGTGTTATTTATCAACTTTTGATTTTTAGGGAAGGTTGGTGTTCCACAACAGTTGGTTATCACTAAAAACGCATCTGCATCTACTATCCCCTATGAAGTCACTAAGGCTGGAATGAAGTTACCATTaggtatttattttattttattttattttctccgAGGTCCTTACTTTCACTTGAGGAATAGATCTGATATCAGTACTTTTCTTTTGTAGCCATGTATTATCTGAGTGCATTTTAATTACTCTCTTTGAATGCACCTGTTATATATCGGTCAGATAAtttgttttgatgattgttATGTTTTATTGGCTAAAATCGTCAATTTTCATGGCTCTTCTGATTATCCCAATTCAATTTTCAGATATAGTAGCAACTCTCTTGTGGTGTCTACATATCGTTAAATATTCataaattctgatttttattttcagttGCAAAACCATTAGTTGTGGATGGGAGTGCTAAGTCACATGAATTGTGCATTGCTTATGATGAACTGTCACTTTTGAAGCTTGAACCGCCACTTGTTCTTCAAGAGTTTGTCAATCATGGTTTGTTAACTGATTCATAGACCTTAATCTTTTTGTGTTCTtctatttactttattttttaatctttctCTGTTTGGGGGAGGTGGGTTACACTGTAGGTGGTCTTCTCTTTAAGATTTATATTGTTGGCGAAACTATAAAGGTTGTGAGGCGTTTCTCTCTACCTAATGTCGGCAAACATGAATTACTTGACGTTGATGGTTTATTCCGATTTCCAAGAGTTTCATGTGCAGCAGCTTCTGCAGATGAAGCTGATTTGGATCCAAATATTGCGGGTGAAGCTCTCTCTATCTCTGTCTCTAAAAATAACCAGACGAAAATGAAGactacttttatttatttatttagtatcTAACTAGTTGTCACTTACTGTGTGACCCTTTGTTACAGAACATCCACCAAAACCTTTATTGGAGAGGCTTGCAAGGGACCTCCGTCGTAGACTGGTATGCTTACTTATCATTAATAATCATTCCTCAAATCAAGACAGATATTATTATACTAAATTTAAATTCCATCACACCTCTAGGGACTCCACTTGTTCAACATTGATATGATACGGGAACATGGGACAAAGGATGTGTTTTATGTCATTGATATCAATTACTTTCCAGGCAAGTACAACTTATGTCaatttatgtcattgattattttGTGTATCAAAGTTTAAGCTTTTTTGTAGCAAGTCAATGATTCCTTTTTCCATTTCCGAGCATTGCATGTGTTGAATTTGCCGCTGTGCCAAAGTGGTTGAACAGCTTTCTCTTTAATCCTCTGCAGGGTATGGAAAAATGCCAGAGtatgaacaaatatttatagATTTCCTACTTAGCCTTGTGAAGAATAAAGtgtaagaagaaggatggtactTAAACTAAGGGAAGTGTATAGATTGATCCATCCAGCATTCTATCCTTGGCTTAGCAGTGGTTACTTTCTTGATAATCAGTAACATgttaattccaacaaaaaaaaataaaaaatggtaatGTAACTGAAGCATCTTGAAAATGTGTTAAATGGGTTCTCCCTTTCTCGCCCACTGATCAAAATGCCTTTGTTGCAACTTGTAAGTTATATGTTTATCAACATTAGTGGACAACTTTCATTGCTGCTAAATAATTATGTGCTTGTTAATTCTTCTCGTTTGTTCAATCTATTTTTCCAATTTGTTATTTTCGTTCCATTGTCTAGTCCAGTAATAAACTTCAAAGCAAGTGGGAAAAAGCGTGTGTGATGCATGTTCTCTGGACTATGATTTAACTTCTCCTTTTTCCTTTATCCTATTTTGCACATGTTCTTTGGCTCTTGGGACCCATTTGAAGGTCAAGATGAGAGACCATGTACGATAAACCTCCATATCTTTTCTCAATCTACTATTTGACAAACCAACTCGTCTTCAATTTCATTGTTTCCTTGTCTCTCATTTTGCGAAATTGATTGTTTGTCAACCACGAATGTtacatgattaaaaaaaaagttcatatcATTGGATTCATTAggtgaaagtttttttttttttttttggtataatctGCTGCAATAGTCTTTCCTCTTTTTCGCTATATTCAAGTCTTCAACCAAATTTCTACACCAGGTCAGGTAAGAATCTTGTTTATAAAATTCAATCCATTTTACATATgttaatatatatgatattaattgtaaaacttcaaatttttattgtaaaaaatggaaatgaaaagaaaaaagtttttataattaattgtgaacttaaattttttttagatttactCGTCCCAGTTTtatgttattctttttttttttttagtcaaaatcttatgttataaatgttttaatGAAATTCCATAGTTTTTCTCTCCAATACCCTTGTCTGCGGTCATCGCTCACCATCACCACTTCCAAGTTCCAACcatatcattaaaataattatgttcggcaaacaactaaaaaaatgtgataCAGTATATTCATTAATCATCAATTGAACATCCAACCCTGCTCATGTTGGGGACAGGTTTCCCGCCCCCACCTCCACCTGCAAAAActgttgttttttaaaaataaaataaaaaactgcaTGATgaaccatagttttaaaactcagGCTCGGCCGATCCGACCGGTTGGACCGTGAACCGGTGGTATACCCGGTTCGAGCTGTTTATCAGATCGTTCATACAATTGAACCGGTTAAAACCGGCTTGGCTCGGTAAAAACCGGTGACTCGGCCGGTTTTCTGAGTCAATCCggtttagtattttttttttcaatttccgTCATAATTAGTCATTAAGCACACGAATTAAGACTAATTAATGCTTTGTTCAATACATTTAATACCGATAAATGCTTCAACAATTTGGCCTTTTGTAGAAAAAtctgaaatatgaaaaaattggGGACAATTAAGAATCGAACCGTGGACATTAAAATGAGTAGTTAGAAGCTTATCCACTACAACAACTTCAAATCTTGgttataaattgaaatatattatttatgtaaatataatacatttta
Above is a genomic segment from Medicago truncatula cultivar Jemalong A17 chromosome 5, MtrunA17r5.0-ANR, whole genome shotgun sequence containing:
- the LOC11437604 gene encoding inositol-tetrakisphosphate 1-kinase 3 isoform X1; the encoded protein is MKLNGEEEEEKVVVGYALTSKKKKSFLKPNFIALARNKGIFFVAIDLNKPMLEQGPFDVVLHKLPGKEWREIIEDYRHKHPEVTILDPPDAIQHLLNRQSMLQNVAELNLSDCHGKVGVPQQLVITKNASASTIPYEVTKAGMKLPLVAKPLVVDGSAKSHELCIAYDELSLLKLEPPLVLQEFVNHGGLLFKIYIVGETIKVVRRFSLPNVGKHELLDVDGLFRFPRVSCAAASADEADLDPNIAEHPPKPLLERLARDLRRRLGLHLFNIDMIREHGTKDVFYVIDINYFPGYGKMPEYEQIFIDFLLSLVKNKV
- the LOC11437604 gene encoding inositol-tetrakisphosphate 1-kinase 3 isoform X2, with product MKLNGEEEEEKVVVGYALTSKKKKSFLKPNFIALARNKGIFFVAIDLNKPMLEQGPFDVVLHKDYRHKHPEVTILDPPDAIQHLLNRQSMLQNVAELNLSDCHGKVGVPQQLVITKNASASTIPYEVTKAGMKLPLVAKPLVVDGSAKSHELCIAYDELSLLKLEPPLVLQEFVNHGGLLFKIYIVGETIKVVRRFSLPNVGKHELLDVDGLFRFPRVSCAAASADEADLDPNIAEHPPKPLLERLARDLRRRLGLHLFNIDMIREHGTKDVFYVIDINYFPGYGKMPEYEQIFIDFLLSLVKNKV
- the LOC11437604 gene encoding inositol-tetrakisphosphate 1-kinase 3 isoform X3 encodes the protein MNKGIFFVAIDLNKPMLEQGPFDVVLHKLPGKEWREIIEDYRHKHPEVTILDPPDAIQHLLNRQSMLQNVAELNLSDCHGKVGVPQQLVITKNASASTIPYEVTKAGMKLPLVAKPLVVDGSAKSHELCIAYDELSLLKLEPPLVLQEFVNHGGLLFKIYIVGETIKVVRRFSLPNVGKHELLDVDGLFRFPRVSCAAASADEADLDPNIAEHPPKPLLERLARDLRRRLGLHLFNIDMIREHGTKDVFYVIDINYFPGYGKMPEYEQIFIDFLLSLVKNKV